A genomic region of Pseudomonadota bacterium contains the following coding sequences:
- a CDS encoding aconitase X — protein MKLDDVEKAMLDGKHGRAAAWAIGFQKDVGTFFDAEDFVPIRLVHISTDRETMGDSGIAFIEELGSLRPSERYPRAYAAADFRGFDKENFNFLLPGRNLEVEGRQAVDALGKLGVVTNHAYVNDHSVTAPGFGEACGYSGTPSVIYMNSIVGARCNFEAGPSSLAAFFTGRVPRYGFHLDSKRFATHGFKLDFSPANIVDWGVVGALIGRELNSYWCVPALELTGPPPTVLELNHMALAMASYGSIAMFHVVNVTPEAPDWGAAAGGKKLDVKTINFDDVRTFYQEWGGIGDELDVVALSTPQMNVTEIIEIAALLDGKRVHERTTLLIYTPKEIKQACARIGLTQIIEKAGARLVHGHDFFATFAKEIRLAHKWERLMTHSVKMVNICAGYGYRPTPASIQRCIQSAIEGKVLG, from the coding sequence ATGAAACTTGATGACGTAGAAAAGGCTATGCTCGATGGAAAACACGGCAGGGCCGCCGCTTGGGCGATAGGGTTTCAAAAAGATGTCGGCACTTTCTTTGATGCCGAAGATTTTGTTCCCATAAGGCTCGTTCATATTAGCACTGATAGAGAGACGATGGGTGACAGTGGTATTGCCTTCATAGAAGAGCTGGGCAGTCTTAGGCCGAGCGAACGTTATCCGCGAGCGTATGCCGCCGCTGATTTTCGAGGTTTTGATAAGGAAAACTTTAATTTTCTTCTGCCGGGACGAAACTTGGAGGTAGAGGGTAGGCAGGCAGTTGACGCCCTCGGCAAACTTGGGGTTGTCACCAACCACGCCTATGTCAATGACCACTCTGTCACTGCTCCTGGTTTCGGCGAAGCTTGCGGTTATAGTGGCACACCCTCGGTTATATATATGAACAGTATCGTTGGAGCGCGTTGTAATTTTGAGGCGGGCCCATCAAGTTTAGCAGCTTTCTTTACTGGTCGTGTTCCTCGATATGGTTTTCACTTGGATTCTAAACGGTTTGCCACTCATGGCTTTAAGCTTGATTTTTCCCCAGCAAACATAGTCGATTGGGGGGTTGTCGGCGCACTTATCGGCAGAGAGCTAAACTCATATTGGTGCGTGCCAGCTCTTGAGCTAACTGGGCCACCACCCACGGTATTGGAGCTAAATCATATGGCATTGGCAATGGCGAGTTATGGCTCGATCGCAATGTTTCACGTTGTGAATGTTACACCTGAAGCTCCCGATTGGGGAGCTGCGGCAGGAGGGAAAAAACTTGATGTAAAAACCATTAATTTCGACGATGTAAGAACGTTTTATCAGGAGTGGGGTGGTATCGGTGATGAACTAGATGTGGTTGCTCTATCCACACCACAGATGAATGTAACTGAAATCATCGAAATTGCCGCGTTGCTTGATGGCAAAAGGGTTCATGAACGAACCACTTTGCTGATATACACTCCCAAAGAAATTAAACAAGCATGCGCTCGTATCGGTCTTACTCAGATAATCGAAAAGGCAGGTGCGAGGTTGGTGCACGGTCATGATTTTTTTGCGACCTTTGCGAAAGAAATACGCTTGGCACATAAATGGGAGCGGTTAATGACTCATTCAGTAAAAATGGTAAATATTTGTGCAGGATATGGCTATCGACCGACCCCAGCATCCATTCAGCGTTGCATACAATCGGCTATTGAGGGAAAGGTCCTTGGATGA
- a CDS encoding GTP-binding protein yields MLTSVPTNLITGFLGVGKTTAIRSILGRKPHYEKWAVVVNEFGEVGIDGIMLDGESEHVRMVPGGCICCVSNVAMGVALTDLIRRQRPDRVLIEPTGLGHPAGVLDLLRNSEQSGQIDLRATLCLVDPRRIKELSHSGSEVFQDQIHMADVLIGHKWDLSNDVNKKTFQEWASGLFPSKVHFTSASNGSIDLELLDLDLDPTRAPLFPEAHSANHRHKTKKESDLAPNRPLHFKTEGDGYVSCGWLFSPSDIFNRRSLIAWAEHINGISRLKGVFRTGRHWMLINRSDDEMGKATIAYRRDSRVEIIAKKENMPDWEDVGTSLLACLRLRDMKKI; encoded by the coding sequence ATGCTGACTTCGGTACCAACCAATCTAATAACTGGATTTCTTGGTGTTGGGAAGACAACGGCCATTCGCTCTATTTTAGGGCGCAAACCACACTATGAGAAATGGGCAGTGGTGGTAAATGAATTTGGAGAAGTTGGCATAGATGGTATTATGTTGGATGGAGAATCTGAGCATGTCCGTATGGTGCCGGGTGGATGTATTTGTTGTGTATCTAATGTTGCGATGGGAGTGGCCCTTACAGATCTTATACGACGTCAGCGGCCCGACCGAGTTCTCATTGAGCCCACGGGTCTTGGTCACCCCGCTGGTGTACTAGACCTTTTACGTAACTCCGAACAATCTGGTCAAATTGACTTGCGTGCAACGCTGTGTCTTGTAGATCCGCGGAGGATTAAAGAGCTGAGTCATAGTGGATCGGAGGTATTTCAAGATCAAATCCATATGGCAGATGTTCTCATTGGACATAAATGGGATCTATCAAATGATGTGAATAAAAAAACATTTCAGGAATGGGCGTCAGGGTTGTTCCCCTCCAAAGTTCACTTTACCTCGGCTAGTAATGGGTCTATTGATTTGGAGCTTCTCGATCTCGATCTTGATCCTACTCGAGCCCCTCTTTTTCCAGAAGCTCATTCGGCAAATCATCGGCACAAAACAAAGAAAGAATCTGATTTGGCTCCAAATCGACCTCTGCACTTCAAAACTGAGGGAGATGGGTACGTGTCATGTGGTTGGTTATTCTCACCGTCAGATATATTTAATCGACGCAGTTTGATCGCATGGGCTGAGCATATAAATGGCATCTCACGTTTGAAGGGCGTTTTTCGGACAGGACGCCATTGGATGTTGATCAACCGATCCGACGATGAAATGGGAAAGGCCACTATCGCCTACCGCCGAGATAGTCGAGTTGAAATTATAGCCAAAAAAGAGAACATGCCAGACTGGGAAGATGTTGGGACGAGTCTCCTTGCATGTTTGCGACTTCGTGATATGAAAAAAATATGA
- a CDS encoding gamma-glutamyltransferase family protein: MFTTRPELLGTFGMVSTTHWLASAAGISMLERGGNAFDAAVCAGFVLHIAEPHLNGPGGDMPAIIHVAGEREPKVVCGQGPAPAGATMAYYRDKLGLELVPGTGLLATAVPGAVDGYLLILRDYGVLDLEDVLAPAIYYAEHGAPIVPNIYKTISGVEEIFRNHWPTSQPVYMPNGEVPKPGSLLGNEGIAKTWRRLITEAKSAGGDRQAQIEAARDAWGNGFIAEEIDKFCRENEVMDASGKPHRGVLTGDDMAKWRASYDIPLAYDFCDHTIFKIGPWSQGPVQLQQLALLKGLGIEDMDTEGSEFIHAVTECAKLAFADRETFYGDPKFVDVPMEILLSDSYNDKRRKLIGESASLEFRPGQVDGYGGSVNYQAAINSAAIARSNLAGIGEPTVGRPSNGDTCHIDVIDKDGNMIAATPSGGWLQSSPIIPALGFCLGSRMQMFWLEDDKPASLMPGKRPRTTLTPSMAYRDGKPYMAYGTPGGDQQDQWQTNFLIRHVTHGLNLQESIDAPSFHNEHHPSSFYPRQASPGRLVIEGRFSENTQNDLKNRGHDLEIAGDWSEGRMCAVATDGGVLKAAANPRGMQGYAVGR, encoded by the coding sequence ATGTTTACAACGCGTCCTGAACTACTAGGCACATTTGGCATGGTGTCTACCACTCATTGGCTCGCTTCGGCTGCTGGAATATCGATGCTAGAGAGGGGTGGAAATGCTTTTGATGCTGCAGTTTGTGCAGGATTTGTTCTACATATTGCTGAACCTCACCTGAATGGTCCCGGAGGTGATATGCCGGCGATAATTCATGTTGCAGGTGAGCGGGAGCCTAAGGTTGTTTGTGGTCAGGGGCCTGCTCCGGCGGGTGCTACAATGGCGTATTATCGCGATAAACTAGGTCTAGAACTCGTGCCAGGCACCGGCCTTTTGGCAACAGCAGTGCCGGGTGCAGTTGATGGTTACTTGTTGATTTTGAGGGATTATGGTGTTCTCGATCTTGAGGATGTTCTTGCTCCAGCGATCTACTACGCAGAGCATGGCGCACCTATCGTGCCTAATATTTACAAAACCATAAGTGGCGTGGAAGAGATATTCCGTAATCATTGGCCTACCTCACAGCCAGTATATATGCCAAATGGAGAGGTGCCGAAGCCTGGGTCTCTTCTAGGGAATGAGGGGATTGCCAAGACGTGGAGGCGATTGATCACTGAGGCTAAGTCAGCGGGGGGTGATCGGCAGGCGCAGATCGAGGCAGCAAGAGATGCTTGGGGCAACGGTTTTATTGCTGAAGAAATCGATAAGTTCTGCCGGGAAAATGAAGTAATGGATGCCTCAGGGAAGCCTCATCGTGGCGTGCTTACCGGTGATGATATGGCAAAATGGCGGGCATCATATGATATTCCGTTAGCGTACGACTTCTGTGATCACACCATTTTTAAAATAGGTCCTTGGAGCCAAGGGCCCGTTCAACTCCAGCAACTAGCTCTGCTGAAAGGGCTCGGGATTGAGGACATGGATACTGAGGGTAGCGAATTTATTCATGCTGTAACGGAGTGCGCAAAGCTTGCGTTTGCTGACCGGGAGACGTTCTACGGCGACCCAAAGTTCGTAGATGTGCCAATGGAGATATTACTGTCTGATTCTTATAACGATAAAAGACGTAAACTGATTGGTGAAAGCGCCTCACTGGAGTTCCGGCCTGGTCAGGTAGATGGATACGGGGGTTCTGTAAATTATCAAGCTGCCATAAATAGTGCAGCCATTGCGAGGTCAAACCTGGCTGGAATTGGCGAGCCTACTGTTGGCCGACCATCAAATGGCGATACCTGCCACATCGACGTAATTGACAAGGATGGTAATATGATTGCGGCGACGCCCTCCGGCGGCTGGTTGCAAAGCTCTCCGATTATCCCAGCGCTCGGCTTTTGCCTTGGTTCACGTATGCAGATGTTTTGGCTCGAGGACGACAAGCCGGCGAGTTTAATGCCTGGGAAACGTCCTAGGACAACCCTCACCCCCTCGATGGCATACCGTGACGGAAAGCCGTACATGGCGTACGGTACGCCAGGAGGAGATCAACAGGATCAATGGCAGACGAATTTTTTGATCAGGCATGTGACGCATGGTCTTAATTTGCAAGAATCAATTGATGCGCCCTCCTTTCATAACGAACACCATCCAAGCTCGTTTTACCCACGGCAGGCCTCGCCTGGGCGCCTTGTGATTGAGGGAAGATTTTCGGAGAATACTCAAAACGATCTAAAAAATCGTGGTCACGATCTTGAAATTGCAGGTGATTGGTCTGAAGGTCGAATGTGCGCTGTAGCGACTGATGGAGGCGTCTTGAAAGCTGCTGCTAATCCACGTGGGATGCAAGGCTATGCTGTGGGTCGGTAG
- a CDS encoding MBL fold metallo-hydrolase: MGQRVIIPHKRDFKFEYGVPDVLSPLIRRVIAENPSPFTFRGTGTFIVGHGDVAVIDPGPLDEKHIDAILAATKGENITHIFITHTHSDHSPNTQLLKPATGATTYGYGQHGKDRGLQIGDGNGDYDFQPDILLKDGDIIRGKTWSLEAVHTPGHASNHLCYALKENKVLFSGDHVMGWSTTVVSAPDGDMGSYIRSLEKLLKRDETRYWPNHGTFIDKPHAYVNKLIAHRRDREKQISAHLEKGIESVEMLVAEMYKGLDPRLYRGACRAVHAHLVHMVETKRALCHGKLEETDRFTPPGGMK; the protein is encoded by the coding sequence ATGGGACAACGAGTAATAATTCCCCACAAACGGGATTTTAAATTCGAATATGGCGTGCCAGATGTGCTATCACCCTTAATCCGCAGGGTGATTGCCGAAAACCCCAGCCCATTTACCTTCCGTGGTACCGGCACCTTCATCGTTGGTCATGGTGACGTAGCGGTGATTGACCCAGGACCACTCGACGAAAAACATATCGATGCAATACTGGCTGCCACAAAAGGCGAGAATATTACTCATATTTTCATTACACATACCCATTCCGACCATTCCCCTAACACCCAACTACTTAAACCTGCTACCGGAGCAACTACTTATGGCTACGGACAGCACGGCAAAGATCGAGGGCTTCAAATTGGCGACGGAAACGGTGATTACGACTTTCAACCGGATATCCTTTTGAAGGACGGAGATATTATCCGCGGCAAAACCTGGTCTCTTGAAGCAGTGCATACACCCGGTCATGCTTCGAATCATCTTTGCTATGCTCTGAAAGAAAATAAAGTGCTGTTCAGTGGGGATCACGTAATGGGATGGTCAACCACAGTGGTCTCAGCGCCCGACGGTGATATGGGCTCTTATATCCGTTCACTTGAGAAATTACTGAAGCGAGATGAGACACGATATTGGCCAAACCATGGGACTTTTATCGACAAACCTCATGCATACGTCAATAAGCTTATTGCTCATCGCCGTGACCGTGAAAAACAAATTAGTGCCCATCTTGAAAAAGGGATTGAGAGTGTAGAGATGCTGGTTGCTGAAATGTACAAGGGTTTAGACCCGCGGCTCTACCGAGGCGCTTGTCGAGCTGTACATGCCCACTTAGTGCACATGGTCGAAACCAAGCGAGCTCTCTGTCACGGCAAACTCGAGGAAACAGACCGCTTCACCCCACCGGGCGGAATGAAATGA
- the pepN gene encoding aminopeptidase N translates to MKTELPIPILLADYQQPNFLIDDVFLDIKLGETSTEVVAKLHIHRNPNAAHPHAALVLNGEQLKTQWVALDGHKLDRKKYTVTKNELFVRELPENFVLETSVVIKPQKNTQLEGIYKSNGIFCSQCEAEGFRRITWYLDRPDILARYRTQITGSKKKYPVLLSNGNCTNTKTFRDGTHSALWEDPYPKPSYLFALVAGNLGCLQDEFITASGRKVALKIFVDLGKEAQACHAMKCLIRAMRWDEEVFGLEYDLDVYMIVAVSAFNMGAMENKGLNLFNDKYVLADPETATDMDYALIESIIAHEYFHNWTGNRVTCRDWFQLSLKEGLTVFRDQAFSADMSSVAAERIKAVKTLRARQFPEDASPLAHPIRPDSYIEINNFYTATVYEKGAEVIRMMHTLLGANGFRAGMDLYFERHDGHAVTCDDFISAMEDASNFDLSQFRIWYSQSGTPSLFVGETFNEDKQSYTITIRQHTEPTQGQTKKKPLHIPIRVALLDADGDRMQLTADGTTEKILELKKSKQSFTFKNINNPPKLSLLRNFSAPVKIEWISKEDPSSEKLAFLMRNDDDPFNRWEASQMLAKRLIFRTIDDGAPKEKTIRIYTDSLRELLEDEETDPALLAEILGLPLETELADMQKPVNIDGIHMARETILKQVANRLEKQLFSLYQRHATQETYRYTAIQVAQRRLRNVALYYLAALDRHDTVKIAKTQFDNSSNMTDCMGSLIALNNCGAAERDEALKIFHRKWQGNSLVIDKWFTLHATSFKHGTLTRIKELMQNDSFSIESPNRVRALVGAFSNSNQIQFHAKSGAGYAFLTEQIIKLNTINPQIAARLLMPLSRWRHLDKERQFLVKTCLKNILNTKEISRNVFEITSKMLGDD, encoded by the coding sequence ATGAAGACCGAGCTCCCAATTCCTATTTTACTCGCCGATTATCAGCAGCCGAACTTTCTAATAGATGACGTGTTTCTTGATATTAAGCTTGGGGAAACATCTACTGAAGTAGTAGCCAAACTTCACATACACCGGAATCCAAATGCCGCTCACCCACATGCGGCGCTAGTGCTTAATGGTGAACAACTTAAAACTCAGTGGGTTGCACTTGACGGCCATAAGTTGGATCGCAAAAAATATACGGTCACAAAAAATGAACTTTTTGTCCGTGAACTGCCAGAGAATTTTGTCCTCGAGACTTCTGTAGTAATAAAACCACAAAAAAATACCCAGCTTGAGGGAATTTATAAATCAAATGGGATCTTCTGTAGCCAGTGTGAAGCCGAGGGCTTCCGTCGCATCACGTGGTACTTGGATCGACCGGATATTCTTGCGCGATACAGAACACAAATAACTGGAAGCAAAAAAAAGTACCCAGTACTTCTCTCAAATGGAAATTGTACCAACACCAAGACTTTCAGGGATGGGACGCACTCAGCATTATGGGAAGATCCATACCCAAAACCATCGTATCTTTTCGCATTGGTTGCAGGGAATCTTGGCTGCTTGCAAGACGAGTTTATAACCGCGTCAGGACGTAAAGTAGCACTCAAAATATTTGTTGACCTTGGGAAAGAGGCCCAGGCTTGTCATGCTATGAAGTGCCTTATAAGGGCGATGAGGTGGGATGAGGAAGTTTTTGGTCTCGAGTATGATTTAGATGTTTACATGATCGTAGCCGTAAGCGCATTTAATATGGGGGCCATGGAGAATAAAGGTCTTAACCTCTTCAATGACAAATATGTTCTCGCCGACCCTGAAACCGCGACTGACATGGATTATGCTCTGATTGAGTCAATAATTGCACATGAGTATTTTCACAACTGGACTGGCAATAGAGTAACCTGCCGTGATTGGTTCCAACTCAGCCTCAAAGAAGGACTAACGGTTTTTCGTGACCAAGCATTTTCTGCTGACATGTCGTCGGTAGCCGCAGAGCGCATCAAGGCAGTCAAGACACTGCGTGCTCGGCAGTTTCCAGAGGATGCGAGTCCACTCGCCCACCCTATCCGACCCGACTCATACATAGAAATAAATAATTTCTATACCGCAACGGTTTACGAAAAAGGCGCTGAAGTTATCCGAATGATGCACACATTACTAGGCGCAAACGGTTTTCGGGCAGGAATGGACCTGTATTTTGAACGCCATGATGGCCATGCGGTTACTTGTGATGATTTCATTTCTGCAATGGAAGATGCCAGCAATTTCGATCTGAGCCAATTCCGTATTTGGTATTCACAGTCTGGGACCCCTTCGCTTTTCGTTGGTGAAACCTTTAACGAGGATAAGCAGTCTTACACCATCACTATTCGTCAGCACACAGAACCAACGCAGGGGCAGACCAAAAAAAAGCCTCTTCACATTCCTATTCGCGTTGCGCTGCTAGACGCTGATGGGGATCGAATGCAACTCACTGCAGACGGCACAACGGAAAAAATCCTCGAATTAAAAAAAAGTAAGCAGTCTTTCACATTTAAAAATATAAATAATCCGCCTAAACTATCTCTACTCCGTAACTTTTCAGCTCCAGTTAAGATAGAGTGGATATCAAAAGAAGACCCTTCATCAGAAAAATTAGCTTTTCTGATGAGAAATGATGACGACCCTTTTAACCGATGGGAAGCATCGCAGATGCTTGCAAAACGTTTAATTTTTAGAACAATTGATGATGGGGCACCGAAAGAAAAAACTATTAGGATATATACTGACTCCTTAAGGGAATTGCTTGAGGATGAAGAGACTGACCCGGCGCTGCTTGCCGAAATTCTAGGATTGCCGCTGGAAACTGAGCTTGCCGACATGCAAAAGCCAGTTAACATTGATGGCATCCATATGGCTCGCGAAACTATTCTTAAACAAGTCGCCAATAGACTTGAAAAACAGCTATTTAGTCTTTATCAGCGCCACGCCACGCAAGAAACTTACCGTTACACTGCTATCCAAGTTGCTCAAAGGCGTCTAAGGAATGTAGCTCTTTACTACCTTGCTGCGCTTGATCGGCACGACACTGTAAAAATTGCCAAAACACAATTCGATAACTCGTCCAATATGACAGACTGTATGGGTTCGCTTATTGCATTGAACAATTGTGGTGCGGCCGAACGAGACGAAGCGCTGAAGATATTTCATAGGAAATGGCAAGGTAATTCTTTAGTTATAGATAAATGGTTTACGTTACACGCTACATCCTTCAAACATGGTACGCTGACCCGAATAAAAGAATTAATGCAAAATGATAGCTTCTCAATTGAATCGCCTAACAGGGTTCGCGCCCTTGTCGGTGCATTCAGCAATTCCAATCAAATTCAATTCCATGCCAAGAGTGGTGCAGGGTATGCATTTCTTACCGAGCAAATTATCAAGCTGAACACTATTAACCCTCAAATCGCAGCCAGGCTCTTGATGCCCTTATCACGCTGGCGGCATTTGGATAAAGAAAGACAATTTCTCGTCAAAACTTGCTTGAAAAATATTCTTAATACCAAAGAGATATCTCGCAATGTCTTTGAAATAACTTCTAAGATGCTAGGAGATGACTAA
- a CDS encoding FAD-dependent oxidoreductase gives MAELLTPDICIIGAGSGGLLVAAGASQLGANVVLLERNKMGGDCLNYGCIPSKAIIAAGKAAQTARKASRFGIVGLSPRIEFQSVHDHVHDVIANIAPNDSIQRYEGLGVHVIREEGHFVDSREVKAGNIRIRAKKFVVASGSSPRIPAIDGINDVSFLTNENIFELKEAPSHLIVVGGGPLGCELAQAYRRLGAEVTVLDERAILSKEDPEVATVVKKQLLEEGIEIKEHAKIQAVKKKNNAVTIISSCSSQKEEVEGSHLLIAAGRVPNLAGLDLEAGRIEYAQNGILTNKRLLTSNNRVYALGDVIDGPRYTHAASYQAGVVIRNILFKLYARVNYTALPRVTYTDPEIAQVGMSQSEALKQKGSSIRILRLSLADNDRAVAERTPEGIIKVLSDKRGKILGCSIAGAGAGELIMPWALAISQKLKVSAMASTIAPYPSLSEISKRAASSFYIPTLFSEKTKKIVRALLKFSP, from the coding sequence ATGGCTGAATTACTCACACCTGACATTTGCATTATTGGTGCTGGATCAGGCGGTCTTCTGGTTGCAGCAGGCGCGTCGCAGTTAGGTGCAAACGTGGTCCTTTTGGAACGTAACAAGATGGGTGGAGACTGTCTTAATTATGGCTGCATTCCTTCAAAAGCAATCATCGCGGCAGGCAAGGCTGCACAAACGGCACGCAAAGCATCACGATTTGGTATCGTAGGATTATCGCCTAGGATTGAGTTTCAATCAGTCCACGACCACGTACATGATGTAATAGCCAACATCGCTCCTAATGACTCCATCCAGCGGTATGAAGGTCTAGGCGTACATGTAATTCGGGAGGAGGGACACTTCGTTGATTCCCGCGAAGTAAAGGCCGGCAATATTCGAATCCGAGCGAAAAAATTTGTTGTTGCGAGCGGTTCATCGCCGAGAATCCCTGCTATAGATGGTATTAACGATGTTTCCTTCCTTACTAACGAAAATATCTTTGAATTAAAAGAGGCTCCATCACACCTAATTGTTGTCGGTGGCGGTCCACTTGGGTGTGAGCTTGCACAAGCCTATCGAAGGCTCGGTGCTGAAGTCACAGTCTTAGATGAACGGGCGATTCTGAGCAAAGAGGATCCAGAGGTTGCCACGGTGGTCAAGAAACAACTATTGGAAGAAGGGATAGAGATCAAAGAACATGCAAAAATTCAGGCGGTTAAAAAGAAAAATAATGCCGTAACAATTATATCAAGCTGCTCCAGCCAAAAAGAGGAGGTAGAAGGGTCGCATTTATTAATTGCAGCAGGTCGCGTGCCTAATCTCGCTGGTTTGGACCTTGAGGCTGGAAGAATAGAGTATGCCCAAAATGGCATATTGACTAATAAGAGGCTCTTAACTTCCAATAACCGAGTATATGCACTTGGCGATGTTATTGACGGCCCGCGGTATACGCATGCTGCAAGTTACCAAGCAGGTGTTGTCATTCGTAACATACTTTTCAAGCTTTATGCACGGGTCAATTATACTGCTTTGCCACGTGTCACCTACACAGACCCGGAAATAGCACAAGTTGGTATGAGCCAATCTGAGGCACTTAAACAAAAAGGTAGTAGTATTCGTATCCTTAGACTAAGCCTTGCGGATAATGACCGTGCTGTCGCTGAACGCACACCAGAAGGAATCATTAAAGTACTAAGCGACAAACGAGGTAAAATTCTGGGTTGCTCAATCGCCGGTGCGGGAGCAGGGGAGTTAATAATGCCATGGGCTCTTGCAATTTCCCAGAAGCTGAAAGTAAGCGCCATGGCTTCAACAATTGCACCATATCCCTCCTTAAGTGAAATATCAAAAAGAGCGGCTAGTTCATTTTATATACCCACTTTATTCAGTGAAAAAACTAAGAAAATTGTCCGCGCCCTTCTCAAGTTCTCTCCTTGA
- a CDS encoding OsmC family protein — translation MKARVKWVEKRTFLGESGSGHSVVMDGAPDAGGRDLGVRPMETLLLGMGGCTAFDVVHILEKARETVIDCELEIEADRAKEDPKVFTQIKIRYIVSGKNLSRDKVQRAVNLSAEKYCSASIMLGKAANISHEVVLRDL, via the coding sequence ATGAAAGCACGGGTGAAGTGGGTAGAGAAGCGAACTTTTTTGGGGGAGTCTGGCAGCGGGCATAGCGTAGTGATGGATGGCGCGCCAGATGCTGGCGGCCGAGATCTTGGCGTACGTCCTATGGAGACACTGCTACTAGGAATGGGTGGGTGCACGGCATTTGATGTTGTCCATATTTTAGAGAAAGCCCGAGAAACCGTCATTGATTGTGAGTTGGAGATCGAAGCTGATCGTGCGAAAGAAGACCCCAAGGTATTCACGCAAATAAAAATACGTTACATCGTTAGCGGCAAAAATTTGTCACGCGATAAGGTTCAGCGGGCGGTGAACTTGTCGGCAGAGAAATATTGTTCTGCTTCTATCATGCTTGGCAAGGCAGCAAATATAAGTCATGAAGTGGTACTGAGAGATTTATGA
- a CDS encoding TIM barrel protein, producing the protein MPKFAANLTTMFPELEPRGRFGAAAKAGFKAVEFLRPYEFKKTVVKSWLDENGLEFLLLNTQPGEGDADRGFGTLPGREAEFRKAFDLALEYVTHLEGQFIHVTAGRVPTGIAVEACEETFIRNLMVVAPVAEAEGITLLLEPLNTIDVPGYLHTTTDHTRKLIGATNAPNIALQYDYYHMQIMQGSLAANLEANLDIIRHVQFSSLPGRHEPQYGEVNLGFLFEHLDSVGYNGWVGCEYGPKGDSWEGLSWAIPYGLNAER; encoded by the coding sequence ATGCCAAAATTTGCAGCTAATTTGACAACGATGTTTCCCGAACTGGAGCCGAGAGGTCGTTTTGGAGCCGCTGCTAAGGCAGGGTTTAAGGCAGTCGAATTTCTGCGGCCCTATGAATTTAAAAAGACAGTGGTTAAATCATGGCTCGACGAAAACGGGCTTGAATTTCTACTTTTGAATACTCAGCCGGGTGAGGGTGATGCTGATCGTGGTTTTGGAACTCTGCCGGGACGTGAGGCGGAATTTAGAAAGGCTTTTGATTTGGCATTAGAGTATGTCACCCATCTTGAAGGACAGTTCATTCATGTTACGGCAGGGCGTGTTCCAACCGGCATAGCTGTGGAGGCATGTGAAGAAACTTTTATAAGAAACTTAATGGTGGTGGCCCCCGTAGCCGAAGCTGAGGGCATTACCCTACTTTTAGAACCACTCAACACTATAGATGTGCCTGGATATTTACACACAACGACAGACCACACTCGAAAACTAATCGGGGCCACTAATGCGCCTAATATCGCATTACAATACGACTATTATCATATGCAAATTATGCAGGGCTCACTCGCAGCAAATCTTGAAGCAAATCTTGACATCATACGGCATGTACAATTTTCGAGCTTGCCGGGCCGTCATGAACCGCAATATGGTGAAGTCAATCTTGGATTTTTGTTCGAACACCTTGATAGCGTGGGATATAACGGTTGGGTGGGCTGCGAATACGGCCCTAAAGGCGATAGTTGGGAGGGATTGAGCTGGGCCATACCCTATGGGTTAAATGCGGAGCGGTAA
- a CDS encoding TauD/TfdA family dioxygenase → MIDVVPVSEAIGAEIRGVNLGYIDTNTLDQIHQSWISHWVLLFRGQQITPRELVIFSKHFGDLDIAPPNENGQVGVDGFPEVLVL, encoded by the coding sequence ATGATTGATGTAGTGCCAGTTTCGGAAGCTATAGGTGCTGAAATACGCGGTGTTAACCTTGGCTACATAGATACGAATACTCTTGACCAAATTCACCAATCGTGGATTTCCCATTGGGTTTTGTTGTTTCGCGGTCAGCAAATTACTCCTAGAGAGTTGGTTATATTCAGTAAGCACTTCGGCGATCTTGATATCGCACCACCAAACGAAAACGGGCAGGTAGGTGTAGACGGTTTTCCAGAAGTGCTCGTGCTGTAA